From a single Xyrauchen texanus isolate HMW12.3.18 chromosome 26, RBS_HiC_50CHRs, whole genome shotgun sequence genomic region:
- the LOC127619556 gene encoding voltage-dependent calcium channel gamma-7 subunit-like isoform X2, which produces MSSFSTKALTLLSSVFGACGLLLVGVAVSTDYWLLMEEGIVLQQNQTNEVKMALHSGLWRVCFVAGPEKGRCVASEYFTEPEIEITTENTANILKMVRTATPFPMVSLLFVFTAFVISNIGHIRPQRTILAFVSGIFFILSGLSLVVGLVLYISSINDEVMNRPREPEQFFHYHYGWSFAFAASSFLLKEGAGVMSVYLFMKRYAEEEMYRPHPALYRPRLSECSDYSGQYLHPDSWPPPQRGRSASDVSSDISIQLNQTPLPPPKSSRPSNPHSSSGPSSGASYHLPPASSSSSSSYPHTIHSSHSGGPVPQSLPMATPPAAVPPPRYHAHMRMSASPC; this is translated from the exons ATGAGTTCTTTTAGTACCAAGGCACTGACGCTCCTGTCGTCTGTGTTTGGGGCATGCGGGCTGCTCCTGGTGGGAGTAGCTGTGTCAACAGACTACTGGTTGTTAATGGAAGAGGGCATTGTTCTGCAACAGAACCAAACCAATGAAGTGAAGATGGCCCTGCATTCTGGACTCTGGAGGGTCTGTTTTGTGGCTG gGCCAGAGAAGGGGAGATGTGTGGCATCTGAATACTTCACAGAGCCAGAAATAGAGATCACCACTGAGAACACAGCCAATATACTGA AAATGGTACGAACGGCCACCCCCTTCCCCATGGTCTCACTTCTTTTTGTCTTTACGGCTTTCGTCATAAGTAACATCGGCCACATCCGTCCCCAGCGCACCATTTTGGCCTTTGTCTCTGGAATCTTCTTCATCTTATCAG GTTTAAGTTTAGTGGTCGGTCTGGTGCTGTATATCTCAAGTATAAACGATGAAGTGATGAACAGGCCCCGGGAACCAGAGCAGTTCTTTCATTACCATTATGGCTGGTCATTTGCTTTTGCTGCCAGCTCCTTTCTGCTAAAAGAG GGTGCTGGGGTTATGTCCGTCTATCTCTTCATGAAACGCTATGCAGAGGAGGAGATGTACCGGCCCCACCCTGCACTCTATCGCCCTCGTCTGTCTGAATGCAGCGACTACAGCGGCCAATACCTGCACCCCGACTCCTGGCCTCCTCCTCAGCGCGGACGTAGCGCCTCTGATGTGTCCAGTGACATCTCCATTCAACTCAACCAGACCCCGCTGCCTCCACCCAAAAGCAGCAGGCCATCCAATCCGCACTCTTCATCAGGGCCCTCCTCCGGGGCCAGCTATCACCTCCCAcctgcctcctcctcctcttcctcttcctatCCTCACACCATCCACTCCTCCCATTCCGGTGGCCCCGTCCCTCAGTCCCTCCCAATGGCCACACCCCCAGCCGCTGTGCCACCCCCTCGCTATCATGCCCACATGCGCATGAGCGCCTCCCCATGTTAG
- the LOC127619556 gene encoding voltage-dependent calcium channel gamma-7 subunit-like isoform X1, producing the protein MHMSSFSTKALTLLSSVFGACGLLLVGVAVSTDYWLLMEEGIVLQQNQTNEVKMALHSGLWRVCFVAGPEKGRCVASEYFTEPEIEITTENTANILKMVRTATPFPMVSLLFVFTAFVISNIGHIRPQRTILAFVSGIFFILSGLSLVVGLVLYISSINDEVMNRPREPEQFFHYHYGWSFAFAASSFLLKEGAGVMSVYLFMKRYAEEEMYRPHPALYRPRLSECSDYSGQYLHPDSWPPPQRGRSASDVSSDISIQLNQTPLPPPKSSRPSNPHSSSGPSSGASYHLPPASSSSSSSYPHTIHSSHSGGPVPQSLPMATPPAAVPPPRYHAHMRMSASPC; encoded by the exons ATGAGTTCTTTTAGTACCAAGGCACTGACGCTCCTGTCGTCTGTGTTTGGGGCATGCGGGCTGCTCCTGGTGGGAGTAGCTGTGTCAACAGACTACTGGTTGTTAATGGAAGAGGGCATTGTTCTGCAACAGAACCAAACCAATGAAGTGAAGATGGCCCTGCATTCTGGACTCTGGAGGGTCTGTTTTGTGGCTG gGCCAGAGAAGGGGAGATGTGTGGCATCTGAATACTTCACAGAGCCAGAAATAGAGATCACCACTGAGAACACAGCCAATATACTGA AAATGGTACGAACGGCCACCCCCTTCCCCATGGTCTCACTTCTTTTTGTCTTTACGGCTTTCGTCATAAGTAACATCGGCCACATCCGTCCCCAGCGCACCATTTTGGCCTTTGTCTCTGGAATCTTCTTCATCTTATCAG GTTTAAGTTTAGTGGTCGGTCTGGTGCTGTATATCTCAAGTATAAACGATGAAGTGATGAACAGGCCCCGGGAACCAGAGCAGTTCTTTCATTACCATTATGGCTGGTCATTTGCTTTTGCTGCCAGCTCCTTTCTGCTAAAAGAG GGTGCTGGGGTTATGTCCGTCTATCTCTTCATGAAACGCTATGCAGAGGAGGAGATGTACCGGCCCCACCCTGCACTCTATCGCCCTCGTCTGTCTGAATGCAGCGACTACAGCGGCCAATACCTGCACCCCGACTCCTGGCCTCCTCCTCAGCGCGGACGTAGCGCCTCTGATGTGTCCAGTGACATCTCCATTCAACTCAACCAGACCCCGCTGCCTCCACCCAAAAGCAGCAGGCCATCCAATCCGCACTCTTCATCAGGGCCCTCCTCCGGGGCCAGCTATCACCTCCCAcctgcctcctcctcctcttcctcttcctatCCTCACACCATCCACTCCTCCCATTCCGGTGGCCCCGTCCCTCAGTCCCTCCCAATGGCCACACCCCCAGCCGCTGTGCCACCCCCTCGCTATCATGCCCACATGCGCATGAGCGCCTCCCCATGTTAG